A genomic segment from Spinacia oleracea cultivar Varoflay chromosome 3, BTI_SOV_V1, whole genome shotgun sequence encodes:
- the LOC110801998 gene encoding 1-aminocyclopropane-1-carboxylate oxidase homolog 1-like: MRTPSWLAVVFSFLPSKRTNKIVTPRTQSRNASRNGRTTESTTPRTQSRNASRNGRTTTSEPTTPRTVGETPTSGGGDDRATYLKAFDESKAGVKGLVDTGTATIPSIFVRPREERLKDYEISSKNISVPTIDMNARDERTKNIVAKELTDAAKEWGFFQVVNHGIPLDVLENMLEGIRRFHEQDTEVKKPYYNRDYHANTVIYNSNHDLFSSNAANWRDTMSVNTLFTNGHYDPEDIPPACRDAALRYIKEITNLGDYILSLLSIGLGLKPERLGELESTKGWSLSCHYYPKCPQPQLTLGLNGHADMSFFTILLQDQISALQILHENQWVNINPISGALTFNIGDTLRIISNDILKSVYHRVIARDIGPRVSLPFFFNGTFASTQMYGPLKELTSEENPPIYREFTLAEFMTYFLTVKVDELGVDHFRLK, translated from the exons atgagaaCCCCTTCATGGTTAGCCgtagttttttcttttttaccttcaaaaagaacaaacaaaatCGTCACCCCTAGAACACAATCTAGAAACGCATCTAGAAATGGTCGAACCACCGAGTCGACCACCCCTAGAACACAATCTAGAAACGCATCTAGAAATGGTCGAACAACCACAAGCGAACCAACAACGCCACGTACGGTGGGCGAAACACCAACTAGTGGTGGTGGTGACGACCGGGCTACCTATCTGAAGGCGTTCGATGAGTCGAAAGCCGGGGTAAAAGGGCTAGTAGACACCGGGACAGCAACCATTCCTAGTATATTCGTGCGACCGCGTGAGGAACGGTTGAAAGATTATGAAATAAGCTCGAAGAATATAAGTGTCCCCACCATAGACATGAATGCGCGTGACGAACGGACGAAAAATATTGTGGCGAAGGAATTAACCGATGCGGCTAAGGAATGGGGATTTTTTCAAGTGGTAAATCATGGGATTCCTTTAGATGTGTTGGAAAATATGCTTGAGGGAATTCGAAGGTTTCATGAACAAGATACTGAGGTTAAGAAACCCTATTATAATCGAGATTATCATGCTAATACGGTTATTTATAATTCTAATCATgatttattttcttcaaatgCTGCTAATTGGAGGGATACTATGTCTGTTAATACTCTCTTTACTAATGGTCATTATGATCCTGAAGACATACCCCCAGCATGCAG GGATGCGGCATTAAGGTATATAAAAGAAATTACTAATCTTGGGGACTACATTCTTTCGTTACTATCAATTGGTCTTGGACTTAAACCTGAACGTCTTGGAGAACTAGAAAGTACTAAAGGTTGGTCACTAAGTTGCCACTACTACCCTAAATGTCCACAACCACAACTTACCTTAGGACTCAATGGACATGCTGATATGTCTTTCTTCACCATACTTTTGCAAGACCAAATTAGTGCCCTCCAAATTCTTCATGAAAATCAATGGGTCAATATTAACCCTATCAGCGGTGCCTTGACTTTTAACATTGGAGATACACTTCGG ATTATATCTAATGACATACTGAAAAGTGTGTATCATAGAGTGATTGCGAGAGATATTGGACCAAGGGTTTCTCTTCCATTCTTTTTCAATGGTACTTTCGCATCAACACAAATGTATGGGCCACTTAAGGAGCTAACATCGGAAGAAAATCCACCAATTTATAGGGAATTCACACTTGCAGAGTTTATGACGTACTTCCTCACTGTGAAAGTTGATGAGCTTGGAGTTGATCATTTTAGACTTAAGTGA